The nucleotide window ATGTCCGCCGGCTGAATCGTCGACGACCGGTCGTCCATCATGATGATGTCGGCCTCGTACTTGTCGACGTTCTCCCAGCTGAGGCTCTCGTACCAGCCGCCGCCCTCGGCCTTGGCCTTCTCGGAGGGCTCGACGAAGTTCACGCCGAGGGCCTTGAAGTACTCCAGGTCGATGGAGAGGTTGGTGCCGGAGACGTAGAAGATGTCCTGGCTGGCGGAACCGGCCAGGACCTTGAGGTCGGGCTTCGCCTTGGCGGCGGCGCGCAGCCGGGTCGCGGCGGCCTCGAACTTCTTCTTCGCCTCGGTGACGGAGGAGGCCTTCATGTCTGCGCCGAGGGACTCCGCGAGCTCCCAGATGCGCTGCAGCGGCTCGGTCAGCTGGCGGTCGTACACGGAGATGCCGACGCTCGGGGCGAGCTTGGCGATCTTGTCCTTGGACTCCTCGGGCACGTACCAGAGGGTGCCCGCGTCGTCGAACATCGTGGTGATGAGGACGTCGGGGGAGAGGGCCGCGTACTTCTCGACGCTGAACTCGCCCCAGGTGTTGCCGAGGACCGTGACCTTGCTGATGTCGAGGTCGCCGGCCTGGACGTCGGCCTTGCCGTCCTGCGTCCTGGTCGGGCCGAAGACGCCCTTGACGTCGACGCCGTAGTCGTACAGCGCGGCGGCGACACCCACGAACGCGACGATGTTCGCCGGGGTCTTGTCCGTCTTCACGGTCGTGCCGCGGTCGTCCTTGAAGCTCCAGGGGCCGGACTTGGCCGCGGGCGTCTCCTTGCCGGAGCCGGCGCTGTCGCTCGACTCGTCACCGCAGGCGGCGAGCACGGCACCGAGGCCGAGTGCGCCACCGGCGGCGAGGAGGCCACGACGGGTGAGATGGGCGGCTCTGGCGTTGGACATGTGTGTGGCTACTTTCGAACGGGGCGGTGATCGCCCGGGGGTGAGTTCGAAGGTAGGTTAGCCTAACCTCACTGCTTGTCCAGGGGGCGGTTCCATCTTTGAGTTCCCTGTGAATCGAAGGCGTATGGCGCCGACCGGCGTCCATTAGATGTGTGTGCCGTCGCTTGTGATGTGAATGCGAAGGTCCGCGTGAGGGGTGTGGAGCAGGGCCGAGGGTGGCTCGGGCGTTCCACGTGGCCGATCGGTGGCCCGCCCGGGCGCTGTCCTGGCATGCGCACGCCTGCACCGCAAGTCATGGTCCGGTCGAAGTTCAGCCACTGTTCGGGCGGGGCGCCGCACGCCAAGTGAATTCGTTTCGAATTCCGTGCTCTTCGGGAATTCAATTCATGGACCGGGGATCCTAGTGGAACCCTGTCGAGAACCGCTCAAGACCTTTTCGCGATTCTGCGAAGGCTGATTCCGGAAGCGATGGGCTTTTTTAGCCAGGAATCGTTGGGGGTCTTGCCGGGGCGGAAACGCCGGATCTAATGTCCAATGCGTCGGCAGGACGAATAGCGGCCCAGGCTGCAAAAGGGCTTCTCTTCTCTCCCGGCCGGCCTGTCGGAGAACTGCGAACAATTGCGGAGGAGGTGACGAAAATGGACCTCGACATCGAGATCATCGAGGACGGCCAGGTGCTGCTGCACCACCCGTCCCTCTGATTCGTCCCGCGCGGACGAACGGTAAGTCCGACTGTGATGCCTCACGGCATCACAGTCGGACCACACCCGAGAGCGCAGTCGCTGAGAGGGAGACGTGAATGAAGGTCCGCCGTCCCGAACACCTGGTTCTGCGATGGCTTCCCGAGGGACTGGAGGCCGGCGTCCCGGGGCGGGCGCAGTGGGTCAGGCTCTCGGACGATCTGCGCAAGGTGCTCGACCGGGCCGGTGACGGAATCGACCTGGACGAACTGGCAGGCGCGTTCGGCCCGGAGCACGAGGCGCAGGTGCGCCGGGCGGTGACCGGTCTGCTCCGGCTCGGCGTCCTCGCCGCCGTGGACGACACCCGTCAAGTGCCACCCCTGTGGCAGCGTTGGGGTGGTCTGGCGGAGCGCTTCCACATCGAGGCACGGGACGTCGACTATCTCGTCGACTCACCCCGGCGGGCCGACGAGGTGGAGGCGATCCTCGCCGAGGGCGACGCCCCTCCGGCCTACAAGGAGTACGCGGACAGCCCCGTCGTGCTGTTGCCGCGTCGGCCCCTGCCGCTGACGAAGCCCGTGGACGACGTCTTCGCCGGACGGCGTACCCATCGCCGGTTCGCGGACGTTCCCGTCTCCCTCGACCAGCTCGGGACGCTGCTCTTCCACAGCTTCGCGCCGCACCGGTTCATCGACGGCGCGGACTTCGGGGTGCAGCAGTGCCGGGTGAGCGCCTCGGCCGGGGGCCGGCACGAGGTCGAGGCGTACATCGTCGTCCACAACGTCACCGGCGTACCGCCCGGCCTGTACCACTACTCGGTGGTGCGCCATGCGCTGGAACTCCTGGACGCCAAGGCGGACCGTGCGCGACTGGCCGACCTGACCTATCACCAGGAGGCCTCGTACCAGGGCGCGTTCACCGTCGTCACCACGGCCGTCGCCAATCGCCTGGCCTGGAAGTACCGTCACCCACGCGCCTATCGCCTGTGGATGTACGACGCCGGGCACTACGGGCAGACCTTCGCGCTCACCGCCACGGCTCTGGGGCTCGGTCCCTTCCAGACCGTCGCCTTCGCCGACAGCCGGATGGAGCGGTTCCTGGGCGTCGACCCCGATGACGAGTTCACCGTCTACCTGTTGGCCGCGGGGGTTCCGGAGGGGCCCGCCTCGCTCCTCCCGGCCGACTTCGCCTTCCCACGCCCGGGAGCGGTGCGATGACACAGCGGTTCACAGCGGTTCGTCCCCCCGCACCGGGCTTCCCCCCAGCCGCAGGAGTGGGTCATGAGTCTGAAACGCTGTGTCGCGCTGCCGCCGGACGAGTTTCGCGCGTCGGTGTTCGGTCACGGATATCTGCACACCCCGGCCGCCGATCTGGCGGGTGACTTCACCGATCTGTTCTCCCCGCAAGCGCTGGAGGAACTGGTCTCGGGCGGGTTGCGCACGTCTTCGCTGCGACTGGTGCGCGACGGCGTGGAACGCGATGTGACCCAGGGCTGCATTCCCGAGTCCGGTGACGCTCCCGGAACCACCCCGTTCCCCAACACCGACGGAATTCGTCAGGCGCTCGCCGCCGGACAGACCCTGATCGTGCGCTCCCTGCACCGCTTTCACCCTCCGATACGGCGCTTCGCGCATGAACTCGCCGCCGAAATGGGTCACCCCGTCAAGGTCAACGCGTTCGTCACACCACCGGGGTCCCAAGGAGTGGATCTGCATTTCGACGTCCAGGACGTGCTGGTTCTGCAGATAGCAGGTGACAAGCGGTGGCTGTTGCGTACGCCGCCCCTGCCCGACCCCCTTTCCGCGCATGCCTGGTTCGACGTTCCGGCACGGCGGCGGGAGGAAATGCGCGAGGCCAGCCGACCGCTCGCGGATCTGGTGCTGCGGGCCGGCGACAG belongs to Streptomyces graminofaciens and includes:
- a CDS encoding ABC transporter substrate-binding protein — translated: MSNARAAHLTRRGLLAAGGALGLGAVLAACGDESSDSAGSGKETPAAKSGPWSFKDDRGTTVKTDKTPANIVAFVGVAAALYDYGVDVKGVFGPTRTQDGKADVQAGDLDISKVTVLGNTWGEFSVEKYAALSPDVLITTMFDDAGTLWYVPEESKDKIAKLAPSVGISVYDRQLTEPLQRIWELAESLGADMKASSVTEAKKKFEAAATRLRAAAKAKPDLKVLAGSASQDIFYVSGTNLSIDLEYFKALGVNFVEPSEKAKAEGGGWYESLSWENVDKYEADIIMMDDRSSTIQPADITEATWKKLPAVKAGQVISRSPEPILSYDKCTPLLEELAEAIENAKKVG
- a CDS encoding SagB/ThcOx family dehydrogenase gives rise to the protein MKVRRPEHLVLRWLPEGLEAGVPGRAQWVRLSDDLRKVLDRAGDGIDLDELAGAFGPEHEAQVRRAVTGLLRLGVLAAVDDTRQVPPLWQRWGGLAERFHIEARDVDYLVDSPRRADEVEAILAEGDAPPAYKEYADSPVVLLPRRPLPLTKPVDDVFAGRRTHRRFADVPVSLDQLGTLLFHSFAPHRFIDGADFGVQQCRVSASAGGRHEVEAYIVVHNVTGVPPGLYHYSVVRHALELLDAKADRARLADLTYHQEASYQGAFTVVTTAVANRLAWKYRHPRAYRLWMYDAGHYGQTFALTATALGLGPFQTVAFADSRMERFLGVDPDDEFTVYLLAAGVPEGPASLLPADFAFPRPGAVR